In Serratia sp. FDAARGOS_506, a genomic segment contains:
- the katG gene encoding catalase/peroxidase HPI has translation MTTESKCPFSGGKQPAPQNGPTNQDWWPNQLSLKPLHQHSPLSDPMDKDFNYADAFNSLDLAAVKQDLHALMTDSQEWWPADFGHYGGLFIRMAWHSAGTYRIGDGRGGAGEGQQRFAPLNSWPDNVSLDKARRLLWPIKQKYGRNLSWADLIILTGNVALESMGFKTFGYAGGRADTWEPDDVYWGSEKIWLELSGGPNSRYSGDRDLENPLAAVQMGLIYVNPEGPDGNPDPVAAARDIRETFARMAMNDEETVALIAGGHTFGKTHGAGPASNVGADPEAAGLEQQGLGWHSTFGTGVGKDAITSGLEVTWTTTPTQWNHDFFRHLFEYEWELSQSPAGAHQWVAKDIGETIPDAFDPNKKRRPTMLTTDLSLRFDPAYEKISRRFYEHPEELADAFARAWFKLTHRDMGPRARYLGPEVPQEELIWQDPIPAVDHPLIDAQDIAALKSAVLASGLPVSTLVSTAWASASSFRGSDKRGGANGARIRLAPQKDWAVNQPAQLAATLAKLESIQRTFNDARTGGKRVSLADLIVLAGAAGVEQAAKNAGLTLTVPFAPGRMDASQEQTDVDSFEAMEPLADGFRNFLKGKYRVPAETLLVDKAQLLTLTAPEMTVLVGGLRVLGANVGGTQHGVFTQRPQALTNDFFVNLLDMGTTWHPVGEDGLFEGRDRRSGAVKWTGTRVDLVFGSHAQLRALAEVYGSADGQEKFAHDFVAAWNKVMNLDRFDLA, from the coding sequence ATGACAACTGAAAGCAAATGCCCGTTTTCGGGCGGCAAGCAGCCCGCGCCGCAGAACGGCCCCACCAATCAGGATTGGTGGCCAAATCAGCTCAGCCTGAAACCGCTGCATCAGCACTCCCCCCTATCCGATCCGATGGATAAAGACTTCAACTACGCCGATGCCTTCAACAGCCTCGATCTGGCGGCGGTCAAACAGGATCTGCACGCCCTGATGACCGACTCACAGGAATGGTGGCCGGCGGACTTCGGCCACTACGGCGGCCTGTTCATCCGCATGGCCTGGCACAGCGCCGGCACCTACCGCATCGGTGATGGCCGCGGCGGCGCGGGCGAAGGCCAGCAGCGTTTCGCCCCGCTCAACAGCTGGCCGGACAACGTCAGTCTCGACAAGGCGCGCCGCCTGCTGTGGCCAATTAAGCAGAAATACGGCCGCAACCTCTCCTGGGCCGACCTGATTATCCTGACCGGCAACGTGGCGCTGGAATCGATGGGCTTCAAAACCTTCGGCTACGCCGGCGGCCGCGCCGACACCTGGGAGCCGGACGATGTCTACTGGGGCTCGGAGAAGATCTGGCTGGAGCTGAGCGGCGGGCCGAACAGCCGTTACTCGGGCGACCGCGATCTGGAAAACCCATTGGCGGCGGTACAGATGGGCCTGATCTACGTCAACCCGGAAGGCCCGGACGGCAACCCCGATCCGGTGGCCGCCGCGCGCGACATCCGTGAAACCTTCGCCCGCATGGCGATGAACGACGAAGAAACCGTGGCGTTGATCGCCGGCGGCCACACTTTCGGCAAGACCCACGGCGCCGGCCCGGCGTCTAACGTCGGCGCCGATCCCGAAGCGGCCGGGCTGGAACAGCAGGGCCTCGGCTGGCACAGCACCTTCGGCACCGGCGTCGGCAAAGACGCCATCACCAGCGGCCTGGAAGTCACCTGGACCACCACCCCAACCCAGTGGAACCACGACTTCTTCCGCCACCTGTTCGAATACGAATGGGAGCTGAGCCAAAGCCCGGCCGGCGCGCATCAGTGGGTGGCGAAAGACATCGGTGAAACCATTCCCGACGCCTTCGATCCGAACAAGAAGCGCCGCCCGACCATGCTGACCACCGACCTGTCGCTGCGCTTCGATCCGGCCTACGAAAAGATTTCGCGCCGCTTCTATGAACACCCGGAAGAGTTGGCCGACGCCTTCGCTCGCGCCTGGTTCAAGCTGACACACCGCGATATGGGGCCGCGCGCGCGCTACCTCGGCCCGGAAGTGCCGCAGGAAGAGTTGATTTGGCAGGATCCGATCCCGGCGGTCGATCATCCTCTGATCGACGCGCAGGACATCGCCGCACTGAAAAGCGCCGTGCTGGCTTCCGGCCTGCCGGTGTCAACGCTGGTCTCCACCGCCTGGGCTTCCGCGTCGAGCTTCCGCGGTTCCGACAAACGCGGCGGCGCCAACGGCGCACGTATTCGCCTGGCACCGCAAAAAGACTGGGCGGTCAACCAGCCTGCGCAACTCGCCGCGACGCTGGCCAAACTGGAGAGCATCCAACGCACTTTCAACGATGCGCGGACCGGTGGCAAGCGCGTCTCGCTGGCGGATCTGATCGTATTGGCCGGCGCCGCAGGCGTGGAGCAGGCGGCGAAAAACGCCGGTTTGACCCTGACGGTGCCGTTCGCGCCGGGCCGCATGGACGCTTCGCAGGAGCAGACCGACGTGGACTCCTTCGAAGCGATGGAGCCGCTCGCCGACGGATTCCGCAACTTCCTGAAGGGCAAATACCGCGTGCCGGCCGAAACGCTGCTGGTCGACAAGGCGCAGCTGCTGACCCTGACCGCACCGGAAATGACGGTGCTGGTCGGCGGGCTGCGGGTGCTCGGTGCCAACGTCGGCGGCACGCAGCACGGCGTGTTCACCCAGCGGCCGCAGGCACTGACCAACGACTTCTTCGTCAACCTGCTCGACATGGGCACCACTTGGCACCCGGTCGGTGAAGACGGCCTGTTCGAAGGGCGCGATCGCCGCAGCGGCGCGGTCAAGTGGACCGGCACCCGCGTCGATCTGGTGTTCGGTTCACACGCGCAGCTGCGCGCGCTGGCCGAAGTCTACGGCAGCGCCGACGGGCAAGAGAAGTTCGCCCACGACTTCGTCGCCGCCTGGAACAAAGTGATGAACCTCGATCGTTTCGATCTGGCCTAA